The Solanum lycopersicum chromosome 8, SLM_r2.1 DNA segment ACTACATAGGACCTAAATAACAAGGTTACCGACATACCAAAACCTATGGATGAGTATATTAGGATGAGACTCAATTTGCTGGTTCTTGAACTCTGTAAATCAGCAGCTAACAAAAGATTTTGTCCTAGCTGGCCAACCATATATAGGAGGTGTGAAAATATAACCAAAAGGAAGTAAAAAAGGCCGTTGCTTTCGCCAAGATATTGTTTATACGGCTTAAGACCGGTGTATCCTGTTTCTCGTTCTTCTTGCTTGATCAACTGTTCACCAACAGGTGTTATCAGCTGTTCTTCCGCACACAATGGATGAATATTTTCTACTGAGCTTTTGGTCCTTTGTTGTGGAGAACACCCTCGATTACTCTCACTTTTAATCGCCTCATCATGTGCATGAATGAGGTTTTGAAACTCTTCACAAGAAAGAAGCAACTGATCAAAAGAAGCTGACTGTATGATGTTTCCTTCAGACATTAGCTAATGACAAAATAGAACTCTGTTAGATCACGTACTTGTATAAAATCTGCTAAAATAAGTCGGCACACAAGCTCATCGAAATGAATGCAGAATAGATTACTAACCAATATTGAATCAAATGTAGGAAGGAAATCTACTTGATGAGTCACAAGCAAGACTGTCTTTCCAGAAAGAGCTCCCATGACATATTCCTGATAATATGAGATTCAAAGTAAGTTATCTTATAAAATGCTTTTCCGATCTCTAGTTTGTCGAGATAAATGTTCTTACATTAAATAGACAGGTTGAGGTATAAGCATCAACTGCGCTGAATGGATCGTCCAATAGATATATGTCTGCATCTTGATACAGTGCACGTGCTAGCTGAACTCGCTGCTTCTGTCCACCACTGAGGTTAACCCCTCTTTCTCCAATAATTGTTTGGTCACCAAAAGGAAACATGTCAAGGTCCTTGACAagagaacacctttcaagtaCTTCTTGGTATTTGATTCGATCCACTGTGGAACCAAAAAGTATGTTCTCTCTTATTGTTCCTGTCTGAATCCATGCATTCTGAGAGACGTATGCCACCGTTCCATGAACTTGAACCTGAAAATTGAGAAGCCAATGAAACAGGTTTTTAGCATTTGCTGATATCCAGtattacacaaaaataaaatgacagtTAAAAGAGAATGAGAAGTTGACGTGAAAACTTACCAAGCCATCAACGTATGGTACCTCTCCGAGAATTGCAGCTAAAAGAGTCGATTTACCAGAACCAACCTCTCCGCAGATAGCTAGCTTTTGCCCTTGTTTGACATGAAGGTTTACACTTTTCACTGCAGGATTATGTGAACTTGCATCCCATGATATCCCTTTGGACTTGATGATTATAGAATGCTCAAGTTGCTTTCCCTGGTACTTCTGCTCTGTACGTCTGTTTTGCAACTCCGGAGCCTCAAGAAATTCCACAATTCGAGATAACGAGACTTTTGCTTCTATGAATACTCCAAGAATATCAGGAACTGACCTAACAGGTTCCTGGACAATGCGTAAAGTGGCAAGGAATGTGAAGACATTAGTGGTATTAAGAGGGACTTTGAGTAAGTAGCAAGAACAGAAAGTAACCGCAGATACTATAATTGGCGTTGACCAAAACAAAACCAGGTAATAGCCTTTCTGCATCTGCACTGCTGATAGCCATCGGTATTCGTCTTCTCTTAGCTTTTCAATTGCATTCTTAAAATGCTTCTCCCACGCGTATAACTTCAACACTTTCATACTAGTAAGAGCTTCAGTTATGGCCCTTAGCATTCTGTCTTGTGCAATCATAAGCTCTGTCAAGTACTTGTGCTGTGATTTAGCAACCGGAGAATTTCCTAGCACACTTGCTACAACTAATAGTAGCGCTGGTATGGTAGCCAATCCCACAGCATAATACATTATGACTAGTGCAATGCATACCTGAACACCCGTTGTCCATATTTGATGACACCAATATGGAAATTCACCAACTTTAAAGGTATCAACTGTGGCATAGTTTATTATCTCACCAGGTGAGTGAGTATTCTTAGCAGTGTTTGAAAGACGGAGTTGCTTATTGTATATAGCTGCAGTTAACAAGGATTTAACTTGAAGACCGATTAATCTAGTCCTGAAAAACCATTGCCTCTCTGCTAATGATTCTATGCATTTAGCGATAAGGATTCCCCCGGCTAACACATAACCTTCATATTTGAAAGCTCCATTTCCTTTAGCAAGTTCAATGAAGGCATAAAGAAACAAGGGCCCTATTGACACAGTCACCGTCTTAATCAGCGCGAACAATCCAGATACCACAATGGCTTTCCATTGACAGCAGACTATTGCTGAAAATACAGAAGGCCGAGCATTTGAAATGTTttgctttcttttatttacttgCTCCTTAAACAACGAGTACAACGTCCCAACTTGATCCTCCGGCCTCAACTCTGGAATGTCCTCATCATTGAGAGTTTTCTCCTTGCCCTTCTTCAGTAAATCATTCAACCAGCAAAATGACATTCTACTAAATATTCCAGCTTTGGCAAATGGAGTTGTTTTCTCATTCGATTCAACTTTACCACAGGCATTATCGGCTTCTTCTCCCAGAAGAGTTTCACAAGTGCTTATATCCCGTTGGCCTTTGGATGCAGAAACGGTCACTAAAACCACTCCTAGTAGTGGTAGCATGTCCAAGACTGATTTTGTGTACACTACATTCTCTATGATTACTTGCCATACGGATGAAATACAAAGAAATGCTGCTAGTAAGCTTGCAAGAAAAACACACAGCTTCCCTGGTGAAGAAGTATACTGCTTCTTGTAAATGGAAAGTAAACTCAGCAGCAACCACGTGAGCCCTTGTGACAACGGAACCAGCCATTGATGTAGCGGTAGAACAGTTTGTTGAGCGATGAGTTTCTGCAAAACTTTCCATGTCCCAAAACTCAAGTATGCTAAAGCTAAACTGCCATTGAAAATGTACGAACAACCTGACAAGATAGAATTGCCTTGGAACTCAGAGGACGCCACGCTCTTTCGTGATGAGAACTTGGTAGAAAAGAGGAAAACAAGAATCATCAGAAGCAGGATATTTGCAAAAATGATCAATATATGACTGGTGCATGAAAATGTATCAAGAAAAGTTGAACTGCAACTCTCTCCAGCCTTTTGTGAACACTCATACTTCCCACAGAAAACCAGCCAGAGATCCATCATTTTATGTCCCTGATCCAAGTAAGAGtatcaaaagaagaaagataaTAGGAAAGGTTCATTGGATTTTCACAACGACGACAACTATAACTACTATGCAAGTGAGTCAAcggctatatgaatcctcactgACCGTGCTACTCCATTTAAGCTTGTTTCACTCCTGtattatacaatttttcatgttcagactttaaagaaaaaaatcccGGAAACAACTATCAAGAAACAGTCAGTTCAGAAATAAAATCACCTTTTGATTGCAAGACGCCAACAGCTGAAAGTGCAAATCATTACTCTTTCAAAGCTGGTGCATTCTAAAAGGCATAATACTTTAACTTGGCCTCAGCCAATTAAACACTCCAGCTTTGAGTACGCACGTCTAGACACCTCAACTCATCTCCACTGCGTCATAAGTTAAAACACTCCAATTTTCAAAATGATCATCTAGACACCTCCAAATTTACGTGTCACATCAGCATAGGGTGTCCACAAGACACATCGGAGATGAATTTAGAGTTTTAGTTGTTAGTTGAGATGTCTAAATGTGCACTCTCAAAGTTGGAGTATTAGTCCGAGTTTGAGTGTCTGTTTAAAATGTACAAATGGAGCATCTTTAAATGTACAAGACATCAAAAAATCCAATAAAGAGCATCTACTTTAATCAAATAAGGTCCCACTTTCAGACAAAAGGGAAAACATATCATAAACAAGCATTTCCATTATTGGGAAGATCTTTTTGCTTTTGTTCACCATTTCTCTGCCTTAGACCTTTTAACTTACGGATTCAGCAGAACTCAATAACTTTAGTCTAAACTCTATAATATCgtaaaatattcatcaaaatatacaaattttaaaactcACTAACTCAGAAAAGACTATAATCCCGAACTCATAAACTTCAAATCCTGACTCCATTTCTAACCACTGTAGGTTGTAAGGACAAGTACTAGTGCAATACACCCTAAAAGCACTAATCTTTGAACTTAAAAGTGAACAAAACACATTAACATAACTAGCTAAAGTATatcaaatcaagaaaagaaagtaaTAAAATCAAAAGCATTGGAATTTACCTTTCTTGTATACACGTCTCAAGCTATGAGAATTTCCTACAATGTtcgtgaaaaaatatttttcgtaaGATTTCCAACAATGTCAGCTCCAAgaacaatctttttttttttatccccTCAACTTCAATGAATTTTTAAAGTAGTTTGTGTGTACACTATAATATAACTACATTCTTGTTTGTTAAATACcatatttgtataaaagtgtACTAATATTATGTTCTGGTAATTGTTAAAATATGGCAAAAATACCAAAAGTGTAAACTTGGGAAGTTTCATTACTatgattgttatttttttcacacAAATTTCAACCACTAACACTTGatgatattttatctttttgtgctttttGATAGTATAATATAAAGTTTTTGTCTGTTACAAAGAATAcatttgttgaaaaagaaaggGGTAGAAGCCAAAAATCTTTGTTTGCTTTAAATTTGtaaattattcttaaaaaagaatGGGTTGTTAGAGAATCAGATGCTATTAGACAAAAAGTATATTCATATTTACAtcaagaattcaagataaaagaGTAAGTTTATATCAGTTTTGAAATCTTAATTTGAAGTTGACGTTTtgtttgaatatataatttaaattttttaagttatatttttttcataaatataaaaatagagataataataaaacaaagtcTTGTTAAGATTTTGATCCGTCCTATTCGTCCCATGCATACATGCATTCTTcaaactttttgaaataaattaagataacaaaagttaaatttaaagtattaaccacaaattgaaaaaaataaataataataataataataatattaaaaaaaatctgccTTTTGCAGTCTGCTACAAATTAAAAACTGAAATATTTTGGTCTGCCCCCGACCCATTATGATTTTAACTTATCGTAAAAACCTTACGAGTTgtgaaaaatatcaaacaaaatttaatttttttcataaatttaatgAATGAGCAAATGGTATTCATAAACAAAATGCCAGTACATAATTGTATAGGGAttcattaatcaacaaaaataataagtaacataattttatcatatgataTAAATAATATCTTCGAGTCGagaattaatttctttttttttataaagttttaattctTAGTCTTTCTTTACCAATATTAACTTAGAGGTcgtttgataaatatataaaaaaatatttttatgaatatattaaagaCGGTAGAACTTATACGacatttgataaatatataaaaaaattaatcatatacataatagattgaaaaaataaaatatatatataggggtaggacaagtattttattttttcaatttatctCAAGAGAAAGAGGGTCCCAACACACAATCATGAAATTAAAGTTTTgcttatttcaaaaattaaattaaatacacCAAAATGCTGTGATATTGAGTAGACTACACGTTGCactgtcttttttttttggacagTTGGTGAACGTCAGAGCAACTTGTTTTTGTTAATGCTCCgtctatttttaattgttatcaTTGTGTTTATagtatcaaataataataactttaattaatattttatagcgtatgttttaatcatattaatttgaaaaaaaagttaaaatttatagtactttctagtttttatttttaaaatatcaaatttatataagttatattttgatttaaaaattaattaaaaaacataatataacaattaaaaatgaacaATACATTAAGCGCATACTAGGACTGAGTTATAGTCAACAACTCGAACACAAAACTGTCGAGTGAAGTCAAGTGATAATCAACCAAACAATGGAGAAGAACAAAAGCTATGACCATACAATCTTTTAATTGTTGTTCAGTGTAAAAGAGTTCAATATAGAGTATTATACAGCAAAATTGTTTTACTTCTACTCAAATAAATAGAGGCAAAGGTTTCTACAATGCCAAAAAAAGGATTGCTCATTCTTAGTCAAAATTCTATCAACATTCTATTCTAACAGCACCACTTTGAGATGAAATAAATTTGGGTTTTCTATTGACTTGCTCCAAGCATTGGATGACATCTCCAACCTTGAAGTCATCCCAGTTTTGAATGACAAGTCCACATTCATTCCCCTTTCCAACTGCTTCAACATCCTGCTTCTCACGCTTTAACGATGCACAACATCCTTCGAAAACAACCTCACCACTTCTAAGAAGCCTCATTGTTGATGATCTGATGAGTCTGCCATCTATCACACGACAACCAGCTATCTTGACGTCCTCTCCCTTAGCTTTGCTTCTTCCTTTAAGCTCAAATATGCTCAGTATCTGTGCCTCACCTGAAACCTGTGTCTCAAATGTACCGGGGGCTTTTTCAACAATTGAGTTGCCAATATCCTCTAGAAGATGATAGATCACACGATGGATTTTTATCTGCGACAGAATCATAATAAGTATGAGCTTAACGTTTTCAGCGTGTACTAGGAGCATCACAGTGACCACATTAAGTATTGACCAGAAAAAGCACCTTAATGCCAGCTTTGTTTGCTGCTTGACTTATTGAACCAGGTGGAGTTGGTATGCTGAACCCAACAATAAATGCACCACAAGCTTGTGCTAAGTCCACGTCGGACTCAGAAATAGGCCCAACACCTCCATGGACAATATTCACGAAAACCTATAAAAAGGGCAATTTTCACAATTTTGAAACTGAAGTTTCTCTAGGAAgtatgaaaaatgaggatgaaCACTAAAATAGAGCTGATCAATGCATCTGAAACACTACTATTTGTCTCACCTGAGAACTATCCAAACTCTTCAATGCGTCTGTAACGGCTTGGACAGTTCCCTGAACATCTGCTTTTACTATTATTGTCATTTCAACCCTCTTGGGCTTCTCTTCAACCTCACCTTCTTCATCTTCTAAATTAGATTCTGACACTAGAGCTCCTAATTTTTCTGCGTCCATCTTCCTCCCAAGTctatctttttcaaatttctttttcctCCCAGCGCTAAGCATCCTTGCCCTTTCCTCAGTGTGAACGACAATAATGTCATCACCAGCCATTGGAAGCCCCTTGAGTCCTTCGATCTCTACAGGCATAGCTGGCCTAGCCCTATCAGTTGATTTTCCTAGCATATCCCTAATAGCCCTGATTTTTCCCCACTCGGCACCTACAACAACATGCTGACCACAGACAAGGGTCCCTGCTTTCACTATTGCAGTAGCCAATGGACCCCGTCCTCTATCAACCCTAGCCTCGACGACATAAGCTTGGGCTGGTCCATCTACACGTGATTTCAGATCCATCATCTCAGCCTGGAGAAGCAACGCCTCCTCCAGCTTATCCAATCCAGTTTTTGTTACAGCAGAGACTTCAACAACCTGAATATCTCCACCCATCTCCTCCAGAGCCAACCCTTCTGTTGCAAGCTGGATTTTCACTTTTTCAGGATTTGCTGCCGGCTTATCACATTTATTGACAGCGACAACGATTGGAACATCAGCTGCTTTTGCATGGGACATTGCTTCCAGCGTTTGTGGCATAACACCGTCATCAGCAGCCACTACCAATACAACAATGTCAGTAACCGCTGCACCTCTTTGTCGCATAGCGCTAAATGCCGCATGACCAGGAGTGTCAAGGAACGTGATAGATGCCCCAGAAGACATTCCAACAACAAATGCTCCCAAATGCTGAGTTATGCCTCCAGCTTCCTTAGCAGCCACAGAAGTCAGACGTAGAGCATCTAAAAGGGATGTTTTACCATGATCAACATGACCCATCACTGTGACCACAGGTGGACGTGGAAGGACTTCAGCACCTTCGTTAGAATGCAGCCTTCTAACATTCACTCCAATTTCCTGCAAAGGGAACaagaaaacatttattttagtCCATATCCACAGATAGCATCCTGCTTGGAAGGTCAGACACTCAAATTGAAAAACAGAAAGGAAAAACAATTGCTTTACCATCGCAACAAGCTCAGAAATATCGATGCTAAGAGGATCATATTCTGAGTCAACCTTCTCCCCCACATTTTTAAGGATATCCTGCACGACAGGTATTGACACGCCACAACGTTT contains these protein-coding regions:
- the ABCC7 gene encoding ABC transporter C family member 10; translated protein: MMDLWLVFCGKYECSQKAGESCSSTFLDTFSCTSHILIIFANILLLMILVFLFSTKFSSRKSVASSEFQGNSILSGCSYIFNGSLALAYLSFGTWKVLQKLIAQQTVLPLHQWLVPLSQGLTWLLLSLLSIYKKQYTSSPGKLCVFLASLLAAFLCISSVWQVIIENVVYTKSVLDMLPLLGVVLVTVSASKGQRDISTCETLLGEEADNACGKVESNEKTTPFAKAGIFSRMSFCWLNDLLKKGKEKTLNDEDIPELRPEDQVGTLYSLFKEQVNKRKQNISNARPSVFSAIVCCQWKAIVVSGLFALIKTVTVSIGPLFLYAFIELAKGNGAFKYEGYVLAGGILIAKCIESLAERQWFFRTRLIGLQVKSLLTAAIYNKQLRLSNTAKNTHSPGEIINYATVDTFKVGEFPYWCHQIWTTGVQVCIALVIMYYAVGLATIPALLLVVASVLGNSPVAKSQHKYLTELMIAQDRMLRAITEALTSMKVLKLYAWEKHFKNAIEKLREDEYRWLSAVQMQKGYYLVLFWSTPIIVSAVTFCSCYLLKVPLNTTNVFTFLATLRIVQEPVRSVPDILGVFIEAKVSLSRIVEFLEAPELQNRRTEQKYQGKQLEHSIIIKSKGISWDASSHNPAVKSVNLHVKQGQKLAICGEVGSGKSTLLAAILGEVPYVDGLVQVHGTVAYVSQNAWIQTGTIRENILFGSTVDRIKYQEVLERCSLVKDLDMFPFGDQTIIGERGVNLSGGQKQRVQLARALYQDADIYLLDDPFSAVDAYTSTCLFNEYVMGALSGKTVLLVTHQVDFLPTFDSILLMSEGNIIQSASFDQLLLSCEEFQNLIHAHDEAIKSESNRGCSPQQRTKSSVENIHPLCAEEQLITPVGEQLIKQEERETGYTGLKPYKQYLGESNGLFYFLLVIFSHLLYMVGQLGQNLLLAADLQSSRTSKLSLILIYSSIGFGMSVTLLFRSYVVINLGLKSSKSIFAKLLTSIFRAPMSFYDSTPLGRILSRLSSDLSVLDLDLSFRFSQAASSTLTTYFSLGILAALTWPILIIIIPMIYMTVILQRFYFASAKELMRIDGTTKSAVASHLAEAIAGAMTIRAFEEEDRFCTEYLQLVDRNAIAFFHSFSATEWLIQRLEILCAIVLSSSALAMVLLPFEASDSGYIGMALSYALSLNVFLVASVQTQCMLENAIISVERLEQYMHIPSEHTEFLQDNRPDPSWPSIGKVEIVDLKVRYQPTAPLVLQGISCTIEGGYKVGIVGRTGSGKTTLISALFRLVEPTEGMIIIDGINISTIGIHDLRSSLSIIPQDPTLFSGTVRYNLDPLSEHTDQEIWEVLRKCQLQDVVQQKEGRLYSSVSQDGSNWSMGQRQLFCLGRALLKRRKILVLDEATASIDNTTDSIIQKTIRTEFEDCTVITVAHRIPTVMDCTMVLAISDGKLVEYDKPMKLMNKESSLFGQLVDEYWSHSQHVDIHMSNQYGTH
- the LOC101266248 gene encoding translation initiation factor IF-2 isoform X1 gives rise to the protein MTIVELAKRCGVSIPVVQDILKNVGEKVDSEYDPLSIDISELVAMEIGVNVRRLHSNEGAEVLPRPPVVTVMGHVDHGKTSLLDALRLTSVAAKEAGGITQHLGAFVVGMSSGASITFLDTPGHAAFSAMRQRGAAVTDIVVLVVAADDGVMPQTLEAMSHAKAADVPIVVAVNKCDKPAANPEKVKIQLATEGLALEEMGGDIQVVEVSAVTKTGLDKLEEALLLQAEMMDLKSRVDGPAQAYVVEARVDRGRGPLATAIVKAGTLVCGQHVVVGAEWGKIRAIRDMLGKSTDRARPAMPVEIEGLKGLPMAGDDIIVVHTEERARMLSAGRKKKFEKDRLGRKMDAEKLGALVSESNLEDEEGEVEEKPKRVEMTIIVKADVQGTVQAVTDALKSLDSSQVFVNIVHGGVGPISESDVDLAQACGAFIVGFSIPTPPGSISQAANKAGIKIKIHRVIYHLLEDIGNSIVEKAPGTFETQVSGEAQILSIFELKGRSKAKGEDVKIAGCRVIDGRLIRSSTMRLLRSGEVVFEGCCASLKREKQDVEAVGKGNECGLVIQNWDDFKVGDVIQCLEQVNRKPKFISSQSGAVRIEC
- the LOC101266248 gene encoding translation initiation factor IF-2; the encoded protein is MAWRAAGKKGTFTSLTKALAVRSRYTAASVSKSNLEDVQRKIPVLAGQIQGCFLIAAQWKSNCTNFLTYRTSIRCFHASPETLAWKKEPEALGLKIQKKGKFKKRTKDSSPPVEAPYVPPKLKKTASSSLSDRTVEIFEGMTIVELAKRCGVSIPVVQDILKNVGEKVDSEYDPLSIDISELVAMEIGVNVRRLHSNEGAEVLPRPPVVTVMGHVDHGKTSLLDALRLTSVAAKEAGGITQHLGAFVVGMSSGASITFLDTPGHAAFSAMRQRGAAVTDIVVLVVAADDGVMPQTLEAMSHAKAADVPIVVAVNKCDKPAANPEKVKIQLATEGLALEEMGGDIQVVEVSAVTKTGLDKLEEALLLQAEMMDLKSRVDGPAQAYVVEARVDRGRGPLATAIVKAGTLVCGQHVVVGAEWGKIRAIRDMLGKSTDRARPAMPVEIEGLKGLPMAGDDIIVVHTEERARMLSAGRKKKFEKDRLGRKMDAEKLGALVSESNLEDEEGEVEEKPKRVEMTIIVKADVQGTVQAVTDALKSLDSSQVFVNIVHGGVGPISESDVDLAQACGAFIVGFSIPTPPGSISQAANKAGIKIKIHRVIYHLLEDIGNSIVEKAPGTFETQVSGEAQILSIFELKGRSKAKGEDVKIAGCRVIDGRLIRSSTMRLLRSGEVVFEGCCASLKREKQDVEAVGKGNECGLVIQNWDDFKVGDVIQCLEQVNRKPKFISSQSGAVRIEC